One stretch of Fibrobacter sp. UWH6 DNA includes these proteins:
- a CDS encoding SUMF1/EgtB/PvdO family nonheme iron enzyme, translating to MRFRLCLGFLAMGLMVSCSSVAGGAPEDLDETSSSGHERQSSAVVRSSSSRSESPVQESSGSAEPSCSSALSSDSLLSYYVSWVKIPASSVKRGSMSFSVSSFEIGKTEVTQSLYRTIMDSLPAMGVSGDSIPVANVNWYEAILFCNALSKKVGLDTAYVYEAAENAQYLQNLYVDYSVESVRLPTEMEWEVAYRAGTTTTYYWDREEASKYAYYVQSSGPAVVAQFMPNAYGLYDMAGNVAEWTNDWYGVKPTKSQMNYTGAKSGSLKVVRGGGWGDKVKALAADTVAKREPLYRGKDLGLRLVHSTGF from the coding sequence ATGAGGTTCCGCTTATGCCTAGGGTTTCTTGCCATGGGTTTGATGGTGTCCTGCAGTTCTGTTGCTGGTGGGGCGCCTGAAGATTTGGACGAAACCTCCTCCAGTGGGCATGAACGTCAGTCTAGTGCCGTTGTCAGAAGTTCTTCTAGCCGATCGGAAAGCCCTGTTCAAGAGTCTTCGGGTTCTGCGGAACCTTCGTGTAGTTCTGCATTGAGCTCGGATTCCCTTTTGTCTTATTATGTAAGCTGGGTAAAGATTCCTGCGTCCTCTGTAAAAAGAGGCTCCATGTCTTTTTCTGTGAGTTCCTTTGAAATCGGGAAGACGGAGGTGACCCAGTCTTTGTATAGAACCATTATGGATTCCTTGCCGGCAATGGGTGTCTCTGGTGACAGTATTCCGGTGGCGAACGTAAACTGGTATGAGGCAATCTTGTTCTGCAATGCTCTATCGAAAAAGGTGGGGCTTGATACGGCCTATGTCTATGAGGCTGCCGAAAACGCACAATATCTGCAGAACTTGTATGTTGATTACAGCGTTGAGTCCGTGAGACTTCCTACGGAAATGGAATGGGAAGTCGCCTACCGTGCCGGAACGACTACGACATATTATTGGGATCGGGAAGAAGCTTCTAAATACGCTTATTATGTACAAAGTAGTGGCCCCGCTGTCGTGGCTCAGTTTATGCCTAATGCCTATGGCCTTTATGATATGGCTGGCAATGTGGCGGAATGGACTAACGACTGGTACGGAGTGAAACCGACTAAATCGCAGATGAATTATACCGGGGCGAAATCCGGCAGTTTGAAAGTCGTTCGTGGAGGTGGCTGGGGCGATAAAGTCAAGGCCCTTGCCGCCGATACTGTTGCTAAAAGGGAACCCCTTTATCGGGGTAAGGATTTGGGCCTTCGTTTGGTGCATTCGACTGGTTTTTAG
- a CDS encoding GDSL-type esterase/lipase family protein: MNNLSESSLAKNCIFNGRWDHQNQFSRTSAPAAVIQFNAVAKSIDFDLEGESRWILVEDSREVAAFVSGARKVQSVKVAGDGESHRYRLVKISETNPGSVKVYGISLDGSGSFGSVPKQSGRRIEFIGDSFTVGFGDEGSGSDDPSLVFEKTNASKSYAYLLADGFKADFQVNAFSGRGMVRNYDNIVPEWKVPRLYEFTVPGEAPADLAGKLPEESLKWDFGSFHPQVVVIFIGINDFQGNPPYGDKKEFSKAYAELLQKLRKAHEGVKFLLVSTKIWPNDDLTPTVKAIYQSELAAGHKDLEFVEVRTDNAGLLGHPDVHSQADLARTLRPFVAKLGGWLSR; encoded by the coding sequence ATGAATAATTTGTCTGAAAGCTCACTGGCGAAGAATTGCATTTTTAATGGCCGCTGGGATCATCAGAATCAGTTCAGCAGGACTAGCGCTCCGGCGGCAGTTATTCAGTTTAATGCCGTGGCGAAGTCTATTGATTTCGATCTGGAAGGGGAATCCCGCTGGATCCTCGTAGAAGATTCAAGGGAAGTTGCCGCCTTTGTTAGCGGTGCGCGTAAGGTCCAGTCGGTCAAGGTGGCCGGAGATGGTGAATCCCACCGTTATCGCCTGGTGAAAATCAGCGAGACGAATCCCGGTTCCGTAAAGGTCTACGGAATTTCTCTGGATGGTTCCGGAAGTTTTGGCTCCGTTCCCAAGCAGAGTGGCCGACGTATCGAATTTATTGGGGACTCCTTTACCGTGGGCTTCGGTGATGAAGGTAGCGGTTCCGATGACCCGTCCCTGGTTTTCGAAAAGACTAACGCCTCCAAGAGCTATGCCTACCTGCTTGCCGATGGCTTCAAGGCTGATTTTCAGGTGAACGCCTTTAGCGGTCGCGGCATGGTCCGCAATTACGACAATATTGTGCCTGAATGGAAGGTGCCTCGCCTTTATGAATTTACCGTTCCCGGTGAGGCCCCGGCGGATTTGGCTGGCAAGCTGCCCGAAGAATCCCTCAAGTGGGATTTTGGCAGCTTCCACCCCCAGGTGGTTGTAATCTTTATTGGCATCAATGACTTCCAGGGAAACCCTCCTTATGGCGACAAGAAGGAATTCTCCAAGGCTTATGCGGAGCTCCTTCAGAAACTGCGCAAGGCCCATGAAGGGGTGAAGTTCCTGCTGGTGTCCACAAAAATCTGGCCCAATGATGACCTGACTCCCACTGTAAAGGCCATTTACCAGTCCGAACTGGCTGCCGGTCACAAGGATTTGGAATTTGTGGAGGTCCGTACGGATAATGCAGGCCTCCTTGGGCATCCGGATGTGCATTCCCAGGCCGATTTGGCCCGTACTTTGCGCCCATTTGTAGCTAAACTGGGTGGCTGGCTATCCCGTTAG
- the lepB gene encoding signal peptidase I gives MKDNLQEKKVFSVKGFVKGLFREIIVPIALALIVIQYVIQAFQIPSGSMEDTLKTGDFLLGLKFTYGSPIPFGNQKFPAITDPVPGDVAIFRYPGEPEYPDGNPRRYTHLFNALMLGNFYWDHEPEEGQPHLVHYGDGPKDYIKRCVAVSGDTVAVHGGRLYVNGVKQDTLPGRGKWTSTVRTMSPRDEREPFVVPSVGDTLYVDSLPLDKLWWLRSLVAQENPDDSVKLDISLWKDGVESNNYDFENFRIPVENDRGLAMNELFRRNRTILQQRVTQGDTVSGVMSFAYFRELARICYLPMLDPHAKGGLMREVSYIGFEASMLKDLEDNVNALNASAVSAAVVDSAVTDSVVADSLADSLKADVARSPVFEIRKNLTLGGKKMDYYVVQTPQYFMMGDNRDNSADSRYWGYVSLRNMRAKAFVIYFSFENEDESFALSNPFTWWRLPFKIRWNRLGKIIHLID, from the coding sequence ATGAAGGACAACTTGCAAGAGAAGAAAGTTTTTTCTGTGAAGGGTTTTGTGAAGGGCTTGTTTAGGGAAATAATTGTTCCCATTGCTCTGGCGTTGATTGTAATCCAATATGTGATTCAGGCTTTCCAGATTCCTAGCGGATCTATGGAAGATACGCTGAAAACAGGAGACTTCCTTCTCGGTTTGAAGTTTACCTATGGCTCTCCCATACCTTTTGGAAATCAGAAGTTCCCTGCTATTACCGATCCCGTGCCTGGGGATGTGGCAATTTTCCGTTATCCCGGGGAACCTGAATATCCCGATGGTAATCCTCGCCGCTATACTCATCTCTTTAACGCCTTGATGCTTGGCAATTTCTACTGGGATCATGAACCTGAAGAGGGACAGCCTCACTTAGTTCATTATGGCGATGGTCCGAAGGATTACATCAAGCGCTGTGTGGCTGTGAGTGGCGATACGGTTGCCGTTCATGGCGGTCGTCTTTATGTGAATGGCGTTAAGCAGGATACCTTGCCCGGACGTGGTAAATGGACTAGTACGGTTCGAACCATGTCTCCTCGTGACGAACGAGAACCTTTTGTTGTGCCGTCTGTAGGTGATACTCTGTATGTGGATTCCCTGCCGTTGGATAAGCTCTGGTGGTTGCGTTCCCTTGTCGCCCAGGAAAATCCGGATGACTCCGTCAAGCTTGATATTTCTCTGTGGAAGGATGGTGTCGAAAGCAATAACTACGATTTCGAGAACTTCCGCATACCGGTAGAAAATGACCGCGGGCTGGCCATGAATGAACTGTTCCGCCGCAATCGTACTATCCTTCAGCAGCGTGTGACCCAGGGGGACACCGTTTCTGGGGTGATGAGCTTCGCCTATTTCAGGGAACTGGCCCGTATCTGCTATTTGCCTATGCTGGATCCCCATGCCAAGGGTGGGCTGATGCGCGAAGTTAGCTACATCGGTTTCGAAGCTTCTATGTTGAAGGATCTGGAAGACAATGTGAACGCTTTGAATGCATCGGCTGTTAGTGCCGCTGTTGTCGATTCTGCGGTTACGGATTCCGTTGTTGCTGATTCCCTGGCTGATTCGCTGAAGGCTGATGTGGCTCGTTCTCCTGTTTTTGAAATCAGGAAGAACTTGACTCTCGGCGGTAAAAAAATGGATTACTATGTGGTTCAGACTCCTCAGTATTTCATGATGGGTGACAACCGTGATAATTCCGCAGATAGTCGTTATTGGGGATATGTGTCGCTCCGTAATATGCGCGCCAAGGCTTTTGTCATTTACTTCTCTTTTGAAAATGAAGATGAGTCTTTCGCCTTGTCCAATCCCTTTACCTGGTGGCGTCTGCCCTTCAAGATCCGCTGGAACCGACTGGGCAAGATTATCCACTTGATTGATTAA
- a CDS encoding LytTR family DNA-binding domain-containing protein, producing the protein MKVKTLVIDDEPWARARIISMLEDYASEFDIQGEAESGAQAIKAIQDHLPDVVFLDIQMPDMDAFDVLHALNPEEVPYVVFTTAYDEFALKAFEENTVDYLLKPFDSERLMATVEKLRKIFPDDGFSIPAPPDFTWKKFRNVVDLSNFYLQRIQVRKGDRCIFLSVDEVVRFQTEGRFTMAYTMNEMHIVDVSTMELEKRLDPMHFIRVNRSTIVSIDHIAEYRKVNSRITMVLRDKSRTELVVSQAMFKKIRSL; encoded by the coding sequence ATGAAGGTCAAGACCTTAGTGATTGATGACGAGCCTTGGGCTCGTGCCCGCATCATCTCCATGTTGGAGGATTACGCGAGCGAGTTTGATATTCAGGGGGAGGCAGAATCTGGAGCTCAGGCAATCAAGGCTATTCAGGACCATCTTCCTGATGTCGTCTTTCTGGATATCCAGATGCCGGATATGGATGCATTTGATGTTCTGCATGCCTTGAATCCGGAGGAAGTCCCGTATGTGGTCTTTACGACCGCCTATGATGAGTTTGCCTTAAAGGCCTTTGAAGAAAATACGGTTGATTATTTGCTGAAACCCTTTGATTCGGAACGTTTGATGGCCACAGTTGAAAAACTGCGCAAGATATTCCCCGATGATGGTTTTAGTATTCCGGCGCCTCCTGATTTTACCTGGAAGAAGTTCCGTAACGTGGTAGACTTGAGCAATTTCTACCTGCAGCGAATTCAGGTTCGAAAAGGAGATCGTTGTATCTTTCTGAGTGTAGATGAAGTGGTCCGTTTTCAGACGGAAGGCCGTTTTACCATGGCCTATACGATGAACGAGATGCATATAGTCGATGTGTCGACCATGGAACTTGAGAAACGTCTGGATCCCATGCATTTTATACGCGTTAACCGTTCGACCATTGTTTCGATTGACCATATCGCAGAGTATCGCAAGGTGAACTCCCGCATTACCATGGTGCTTCGAGATAAGAGCAGGACTGAACTGGTAGTAAGCCAGGCCATGTTCAAAAAGATTCGCAGCCTGTAA
- a CDS encoding helicase C-terminal domain-containing protein → MGNIPTFVAIDLETTGLDFEKDEIIEVALVRFENGVPVEDVDYLVKPTTASLRPFIENLTGIYKSDLENAESFAGVAGKIYSFIGDYPIVAHNAAFDSKFLTQTFAKVGISFENHMVWDSLTVSRIAYQNVPNHRLDTLVQELNIPRSRAHRALPDADACGRLFVMSLEKIQGEDRWLYNALSKVAVNSNWSAIWPVSGESENEFSYKLPEVPLEEVPVKNHVPRVGEFFQEGGILAKNMAGYQPRSNQQDLAAVVERNMHKGGLCVIEAPTGSGKSLAYLVAAANKAASDERVVISTATRALQEQLWNRDIPQLSCLYNGKLKASVLKGRENYLCLRKFEAILASPENMLLPEERDSFMAIIPWVYTTTTGDVNECSSFSQGRNRVLWSKMASSAKSCLGEKCPNYGRCPALAAKRRAMNSNLLLVNHSLFLADMSLDFALLPLYEHIVFDEAHRLPEISNQSLCRTVSFFGLRNVIKTMVPSRTKKDGLVAEIEAGIPAECTEAHEVCANLVESLGELEKALHRFFMKIGKKLTKQKNKNGFSYSSSMMAEYDADPAGFMDQYAKVQKLVEKLSAMASRVNESVSGLVHDLNGRMTEIERFVSDFEFLTKGAREDWIFFMEEPFNPHTIKLHAYPLNFGTIWKEKFYPWIKSATFTSATLAVQGDLTYFVERMGLNVQDPKRAPFLRVYNESSTKEARQSVMVAKYLPKPSAPEYNEALNDTLCQFLPEVEENAMVLFTSVSAMMKAQAALAPLFAQKGKLLLCQHVDGALDGLIAMFRKERGACLLGCQSLWEGVDFPGDALKLLVIPKLPFPNPMDPLVAGISAKMKSDGKNSFKDYYVPEAYMELRQGLGRLIRSEEDSGKVLILDNRVVLEHYGKSFMRIWNMKQKVADSIEDIKSFVKS, encoded by the coding sequence ATGGGAAATATTCCGACTTTTGTTGCGATTGATCTTGAGACAACGGGTCTTGATTTTGAAAAAGATGAAATTATCGAAGTCGCGTTGGTCCGTTTTGAAAATGGGGTCCCTGTTGAAGATGTGGATTATCTGGTCAAGCCAACGACGGCTTCCTTGCGCCCCTTTATTGAAAATCTGACTGGAATATACAAGAGCGATCTTGAAAATGCAGAATCATTTGCAGGTGTGGCAGGCAAGATTTATTCCTTTATCGGAGATTATCCCATTGTTGCTCATAATGCCGCATTTGATTCGAAGTTTCTGACCCAGACTTTTGCAAAGGTCGGTATTTCCTTTGAAAACCATATGGTGTGGGATTCCTTGACGGTTTCTCGTATCGCCTACCAGAATGTTCCTAATCATCGCTTGGATACCCTGGTCCAGGAATTGAATATTCCCAGGAGCCGGGCACACCGCGCGTTGCCTGATGCCGATGCCTGCGGCAGACTTTTTGTGATGTCCCTGGAAAAAATTCAGGGTGAAGACCGCTGGCTGTATAACGCCCTTTCCAAGGTTGCAGTCAATTCCAACTGGTCTGCAATTTGGCCCGTTTCTGGTGAATCCGAAAATGAATTTTCTTACAAGTTGCCGGAAGTCCCCCTGGAAGAGGTTCCTGTAAAGAACCACGTTCCCCGCGTGGGAGAATTCTTCCAGGAAGGCGGCATTCTTGCCAAGAATATGGCTGGGTATCAGCCCCGTTCTAACCAGCAGGATTTGGCCGCTGTGGTGGAACGCAATATGCATAAGGGTGGGCTTTGCGTCATCGAGGCGCCTACGGGTTCTGGAAAATCGCTTGCGTATTTAGTGGCCGCCGCTAACAAGGCTGCATCCGATGAACGAGTCGTCATTAGTACGGCAACCCGTGCGCTTCAGGAACAATTGTGGAATCGCGATATTCCCCAGCTGTCCTGCTTGTACAATGGCAAGTTGAAGGCTTCTGTTTTGAAAGGGCGCGAAAATTATTTGTGCCTAAGAAAGTTTGAGGCAATTCTTGCGTCCCCCGAAAATATGCTCTTGCCGGAAGAAAGAGATTCCTTCATGGCTATTATACCTTGGGTCTATACGACGACAACTGGTGACGTGAATGAATGCTCTTCGTTTAGTCAGGGACGTAATCGTGTGCTTTGGTCCAAGATGGCAAGTTCTGCAAAGTCTTGCCTTGGAGAAAAGTGCCCGAATTATGGCAGGTGCCCAGCCCTTGCCGCAAAGCGCCGTGCCATGAATTCCAATTTGCTGCTGGTAAACCATTCTCTGTTCCTGGCAGACATGTCGTTGGATTTTGCGCTGCTTCCGCTTTACGAACATATTGTGTTTGATGAAGCTCACCGTCTGCCTGAAATCAGCAACCAGTCGCTGTGCCGTACGGTGTCGTTCTTTGGCCTGCGTAATGTCATTAAGACTATGGTTCCGTCCCGCACTAAAAAGGATGGCCTCGTTGCAGAAATCGAGGCTGGAATTCCGGCGGAGTGTACTGAAGCCCATGAGGTATGCGCTAATTTGGTTGAAAGCCTGGGCGAATTGGAAAAGGCCTTGCATCGTTTCTTTATGAAGATCGGCAAGAAGCTGACAAAGCAGAAAAATAAGAATGGCTTCTCGTATTCTTCTAGCATGATGGCAGAATATGATGCCGATCCTGCAGGCTTTATGGACCAGTATGCCAAGGTTCAGAAACTGGTAGAAAAACTTTCCGCCATGGCTTCCAGGGTCAATGAATCTGTTTCTGGATTGGTGCATGATCTGAATGGCCGAATGACGGAGATCGAAAGATTCGTTTCTGATTTTGAGTTCCTGACCAAGGGCGCTCGCGAAGACTGGATCTTCTTTATGGAGGAACCTTTTAATCCTCATACCATAAAGCTTCATGCCTACCCGTTGAATTTCGGTACTATCTGGAAAGAAAAGTTCTATCCTTGGATCAAGTCTGCTACCTTTACTTCTGCGACCTTGGCGGTACAGGGTGACTTGACTTACTTTGTTGAAAGAATGGGCTTGAACGTCCAGGATCCAAAGAGGGCCCCCTTCCTTAGAGTGTATAACGAATCGTCTACAAAGGAGGCTCGCCAGTCTGTAATGGTGGCTAAATATTTGCCGAAACCTTCTGCACCGGAATATAACGAGGCTTTGAACGATACCCTATGTCAGTTCTTGCCGGAGGTGGAAGAAAATGCCATGGTTCTCTTTACCAGCGTTTCGGCGATGATGAAGGCCCAGGCGGCACTTGCTCCGCTGTTTGCGCAAAAGGGCAAACTGCTTCTTTGCCAACATGTCGACGGTGCTCTGGATGGACTGATTGCCATGTTCCGCAAGGAAAGGGGCGCTTGCCTTTTGGGCTGTCAAAGCTTGTGGGAAGGTGTTGATTTCCCGGGTGACGCCTTGAAACTTCTGGTGATTCCTAAGCTTCCGTTCCCGAATCCCATGGATCCTCTTGTTGCGGGAATTTCTGCCAAGATGAAATCCGACGGTAAGAATTCCTTTAAGGATTATTATGTGCCGGAAGCCTATATGGAATTGCGTCAGGGGCTGGGACGTCTGATTCGTTCTGAAGAAGATTCTGGTAAGGTTCTGATTCTTGATAACCGCGTGGTGCTGGAACATTATGGCAAGAGCTTTATGCGGATCTGGAACATGAAGCAGAAGGTTGCCGACTCCATAGAAGACATCAAGTCTTTTGTGAAGTCCTAG
- a CDS encoding Ig-like domain-containing domain, whose amino-acid sequence MNFFKTVYVLGAIVASLLVACATQVAPSGGPEDKLPPRVAGVYPAPYTTNHPNELYVKLEFDEWINASIPRSAVSISPPIDKRVRFDVSGKTLELSSRAELDSGTTYTVTFAGGIKDLRGNALAKPFQVVFSTGAYIDSLTLSGRVLVNAAMAKKKEFPSVGLFLMGADRETKHYLDKYRDSVTKALDSLPMILKEPPLYVTRADSAGHFTLTGLKAGMYRVVAFVDGNGNQKVELATEQAGVWTQDIHLTAETTDTLWIAVADMDSSHLELESVSQPFANVLEANFTRNVYFDSLFRDSANCFLTSPENEKVYPKLVYLGASSNKPQFYFDPAPKSEILYKFTCLAGKDSLYRTLDTARNEVEWEWKKMESDTLPPAVSTVKAVSKSKNLFPDDSLIVLFNKPKLDSVEETFYVAVNKDTTEVQVKQIDPVRFVVLNSDPWGTDLTMNFLMGYNDTTLAAADSNGVRDTVVELKYKKLQKFETVAKLKLATLQGAVPGAKVGALVRLHSIESDKDFIEPCDNAGRFKFNGLVEGSYFMDYYYPQEGKNIPDGGSIEPFRYGSPWRAINDTLKLKNGENILDQLQAAIPSLH is encoded by the coding sequence ATGAATTTTTTTAAGACCGTATACGTTCTAGGTGCGATTGTTGCGAGCTTGCTTGTGGCCTGTGCGACGCAGGTGGCTCCGTCCGGTGGCCCCGAAGATAAGTTGCCTCCGCGTGTGGCGGGGGTGTATCCAGCTCCGTATACGACAAACCATCCTAACGAACTTTATGTAAAGCTTGAATTTGACGAATGGATTAACGCCTCTATTCCCAGGAGCGCTGTTTCTATTTCTCCGCCGATTGATAAAAGAGTGCGGTTTGACGTCAGCGGCAAAACTCTGGAGTTGTCGTCTCGTGCAGAGCTTGATTCTGGAACGACGTACACAGTAACGTTTGCGGGTGGTATCAAGGATTTGCGCGGCAATGCTCTTGCAAAGCCTTTCCAGGTTGTGTTCTCGACGGGAGCCTATATTGACTCGCTGACTCTTTCGGGCCGAGTTCTTGTGAATGCGGCTATGGCAAAGAAGAAGGAATTTCCCAGTGTGGGTTTGTTCCTGATGGGTGCAGATCGTGAAACGAAACATTATCTGGATAAGTACCGCGATTCTGTAACCAAGGCGCTGGACTCTCTGCCTATGATTCTTAAGGAACCGCCCCTGTATGTGACTCGAGCCGATAGTGCGGGGCATTTTACCTTGACGGGTCTTAAGGCGGGAATGTATCGTGTCGTAGCCTTTGTGGATGGCAATGGTAACCAGAAGGTGGAACTGGCAACGGAACAGGCTGGCGTTTGGACCCAGGATATTCACCTGACTGCAGAGACAACGGATACCTTATGGATTGCCGTGGCAGATATGGACTCGTCTCATCTGGAACTGGAATCTGTATCTCAGCCCTTTGCAAATGTGCTGGAAGCGAACTTTACACGAAACGTCTATTTTGATTCCCTGTTTAGAGATTCTGCCAACTGCTTCCTGACTTCTCCTGAAAATGAGAAGGTGTATCCGAAGCTTGTTTATTTGGGAGCATCTTCCAATAAGCCGCAGTTCTATTTTGATCCGGCACCCAAAAGTGAAATTCTTTACAAGTTTACTTGTCTTGCCGGAAAGGATTCGCTTTATCGAACTTTGGATACGGCAAGAAATGAAGTGGAATGGGAATGGAAGAAGATGGAGTCCGATACGCTTCCGCCTGCGGTAAGTACGGTGAAGGCTGTCTCGAAGTCAAAGAACCTGTTCCCTGACGATTCCCTGATCGTCTTGTTTAATAAGCCCAAACTGGATTCTGTAGAAGAAACCTTCTATGTGGCGGTTAACAAGGATACGACCGAGGTTCAGGTCAAGCAAATCGATCCGGTGCGTTTTGTGGTATTGAATTCTGACCCGTGGGGAACGGACCTTACGATGAACTTCTTGATGGGGTATAACGATACGACGTTGGCGGCTGCCGACAGTAATGGCGTTCGTGATACCGTTGTTGAACTGAAGTACAAGAAACTGCAGAAATTTGAAACGGTGGCGAAGTTGAAACTTGCAACGTTGCAGGGTGCTGTCCCCGGTGCAAAGGTAGGTGCCCTGGTCCGTCTGCATTCCATCGAGTCTGATAAGGATTTTATAGAACCTTGTGATAATGCGGGCCGCTTTAAGTTTAACGGACTGGTCGAAGGGTCCTATTTTATGGACTACTATTATCCCCAGGAAGGAAAGAATATTCCTGATGGAGGTTCCATTGAACCTTTCCGTTATGGGTCTCCCTGGAGAGCGATTAACGATACATTGAAGCTGAAGAATGGTGAAAATATTCTAGACCAGTTGCAGGCTGCAATTCCGTCTCTGCATTAG
- a CDS encoding c-type cytochrome, whose product MPAFANSEPDTSQSPGTPAPGSEGDTLTREDARMALLVYKLLQPDGKLKGANPERGKKLFNQNCKSCHGEEGHRLNFAHDYRKPPIFIGDRARNDMPTFWYQMNFGDDDRNMEPYIDELTLDELIDIAGYAQTLP is encoded by the coding sequence ATGCCCGCATTCGCAAACAGCGAACCAGACACTTCGCAAAGCCCAGGCACCCCCGCCCCAGGTTCCGAAGGAGACACCCTCACCCGCGAAGACGCACGCATGGCCCTTCTCGTGTACAAACTTCTTCAACCCGATGGAAAATTAAAGGGAGCCAACCCGGAACGCGGGAAAAAACTTTTCAATCAAAACTGCAAGTCATGCCACGGCGAAGAAGGGCATCGACTCAACTTCGCCCACGATTACAGAAAGCCCCCGATTTTCATCGGGGACCGAGCTAGAAATGACATGCCAACTTTCTGGTATCAGATGAATTTCGGCGATGATGACCGCAACATGGAACCCTACATAGACGAATTAACACTGGATGAGTTAATCGATATAGCGGGCTATGCGCAGACCCTGCCATAA
- a CDS encoding copper resistance protein NlpE N-terminal domain-containing protein, which yields MKISNSMAFSFVRFLLPVGMALLISSCSEEKSEPLPELPPVELPKDVTGLYSGSMPCDDCTMKALRITLNEDSTVNAVQTRVTDSMQVDSLKGVFSVVDSSIRIVLPSASESADSVHWNFKRSASGNLVYMNSAGQVYEDENGRRAELFRIMTAPVQKSKDPK from the coding sequence ATGAAGATTTCGAACTCCATGGCTTTTTCATTTGTAAGGTTTTTGCTTCCTGTTGGGATGGCATTGCTGATTTCTTCCTGCTCTGAAGAAAAGTCTGAACCTTTACCGGAACTTCCGCCTGTTGAATTGCCGAAGGATGTGACGGGCCTCTATTCGGGAAGTATGCCTTGTGATGACTGCACCATGAAGGCATTGCGCATAACCTTGAATGAAGACTCCACTGTTAATGCGGTGCAGACCCGTGTAACTGATTCCATGCAGGTGGATTCCCTGAAGGGTGTGTTTTCTGTAGTGGATAGTTCCATAAGGATTGTTTTGCCCTCTGCTTCTGAAAGTGCAGATAGTGTTCACTGGAATTTTAAACGCTCTGCATCTGGAAATCTGGTTTATATGAATTCTGCAGGTCAGGTCTATGAAGATGAAAATGGCCGTCGTGCAGAACTGTTTAGAATCATGACGGCTCCCGTCCAGAAATCCAAGGATCCGAAATGA